In a genomic window of Thalassotalea piscium:
- the rpoB gene encoding DNA-directed RNA polymerase subunit beta, giving the protein MVYSYSEKKRIRKDFGKSVQVMDYPFLLSIQLESFRKFIDIDPTGEAGLEAAFRSIFPIKAYSGSSELQYVSYRLGEPLFDVKECQIRGVTYSAPLRVKLRLVVYDKEAPAGTVKDIKEQEVYMGEIPLMTDNGTFVINGTERVIVSQLHRSPGVFFDHDKGKTHSSGKVLYNARVIPYRGSWLDFEFDPKDNLFVRIDRRRKLPASIILRALEYSTEEILDIFYDTTSFEIKGDKLIMELVPERLRGETATFDITMPDGDVVVEQGRRITARHIRQLSKGNVTELEVPAEYIVGKVLSKAYIDESTGEVIAEANAELTLELLAELSQAGHKVLSTLYMNEFDVGSYMSNTLRVDASTNRLEALVEIYRMMRPGEPPTKDAAETLFNNLFFALERYDLSTVGRMKFNRRVGRDVETGEGILSKEDIIEVMRTLIGIRDGKGEVDDIDHLGNRRIRSVGEMAENQFRVGLVRVERAVRERLSLGDLDAIMPQDLINAKPISAAVKEFFGSSQLSQFMDQNNPLSEVTHKRRISALGPGGLTRERAGFEVRDVHPTHYGRVCPIETPEGPNIGLINSLSCYARTNDYGFLETPYRRIVDGVVTDEVDYLSAIEEGNFVIAQTTADLDENGKLVDGLVQCRHKNEFTLMSADQVQYMDVSPQQIVSVAASLIPFLEHDDANRALMGSNMQRQAVPTLKVDKPLVGTGMEKIVAVDSGVTEVAKRGGVVSYVDASRIVVKVNENEMLAGEAGIDIYNLTKYTRSNQNTCINQRPNCRVGEPVVRGDVLADGPSTDMGELALGQNMRIAFMPWNGYNFEDSMLLSERVAQEDRFTTIHIQELTCIARDTKLGSEEITSDIPNVGESALSKLDEAGVVYIGAEVNGGDILVGKVTPKGETQLTPEEKLLRAIFGEKAADVKDSSLRVPNAVSGTIIDVQIFTRDGVEKDKRAVEIEEMQLKEVKKDLGDEFSILEDGIYARAKKLLLSAGLNDSDLNSMSRDKWLVQNLANEEDQSALEQIAEQYDNIKADFDKKYEVKRRKITQGDDLAPGVLKIVKVYLAVKRRIQPGDKMAGRHGNKGVISNVVPVEDMPYDEHGVPVDIVLNPLGVPSRMNIGQILETHLGMAARGIGEKINRMLEEQRELSKLRAFIKEVYELGESRQEVDIDSFSDDEILRLANNLRAGLPIATPVFDGASEREIKDLFKLADMPESGQFTLTDGRTGREFERPVTVGYMYMLKLNHLVDDKMHARSTGSYSLVTQQPLGGKAQFGGQRFGEMEVWALEAYGAAYTLQEMLTVKSDDVNGRTKMYKNLVDGDHRMEPGIPESFNVLLKEIRSLGINIELDQE; this is encoded by the coding sequence ATGGTTTACTCTTACTCTGAAAAGAAACGTATTCGTAAGGACTTTGGTAAAAGTGTACAAGTAATGGATTATCCATTTTTGTTATCGATCCAACTCGAATCTTTCCGTAAGTTTATAGATATTGATCCTACTGGTGAAGCGGGCCTTGAGGCAGCGTTTCGTTCTATTTTCCCAATTAAAGCATACTCAGGTAGCTCAGAATTACAATATGTGAGCTATCGATTAGGTGAACCATTATTTGATGTTAAAGAATGTCAAATTCGGGGTGTAACTTATTCAGCACCGCTTCGAGTCAAATTACGTTTAGTCGTTTATGACAAAGAAGCGCCTGCCGGTACAGTAAAAGACATTAAAGAACAAGAAGTATACATGGGTGAAATTCCTTTAATGACAGACAACGGTACGTTTGTTATTAACGGTACAGAGCGTGTAATTGTTTCTCAATTACATCGTTCACCAGGTGTATTCTTTGATCACGATAAAGGTAAAACACATTCTTCAGGAAAAGTGTTATATAACGCACGCGTTATTCCTTACCGTGGTTCATGGTTGGATTTTGAATTCGACCCTAAAGACAACCTATTTGTGCGAATTGACCGTCGTCGTAAATTACCAGCGTCGATCATTCTACGTGCACTAGAATATTCTACAGAGGAAATTCTAGACATTTTCTATGACACTACATCGTTTGAAATTAAAGGCGATAAGTTGATCATGGAACTTGTACCTGAGCGTTTACGTGGTGAAACGGCAACGTTTGATATCACAATGCCAGATGGTGACGTTGTTGTAGAACAAGGTCGTCGTATAACTGCTCGTCACATTCGTCAATTATCTAAAGGCAATGTTACGGAATTAGAAGTACCTGCTGAGTATATTGTTGGTAAAGTTTTATCTAAAGCTTACATTGACGAGTCAACAGGCGAAGTTATTGCAGAAGCGAATGCTGAGTTAACATTAGAGTTACTCGCTGAGTTAAGTCAAGCAGGGCATAAAGTACTTTCTACGTTATATATGAACGAATTTGATGTTGGTTCATATATGTCAAACACCTTGCGTGTTGACGCTTCAACTAACCGCTTAGAAGCGCTAGTTGAAATTTATCGTATGATGCGCCCAGGCGAGCCACCAACGAAAGATGCAGCTGAAACATTGTTTAATAACTTGTTTTTTGCACTAGAACGCTACGATTTATCAACTGTTGGTCGAATGAAATTCAACCGCCGTGTTGGTCGTGATGTTGAAACGGGTGAAGGCATCCTTTCAAAAGAAGACATCATTGAAGTGATGAGAACCTTAATTGGTATTCGTGACGGCAAAGGCGAAGTTGATGATATTGATCACTTAGGTAACCGTCGTATACGTTCAGTTGGCGAAATGGCTGAAAACCAATTCCGTGTTGGTCTTGTTCGTGTTGAGCGTGCTGTTCGTGAGCGTTTAAGTCTTGGCGATTTAGATGCAATTATGCCGCAAGATTTGATCAATGCTAAGCCTATCTCTGCTGCAGTAAAAGAATTTTTTGGTTCTTCACAATTGTCTCAATTTATGGATCAAAACAACCCATTATCAGAAGTTACGCATAAACGCCGTATTTCTGCTTTAGGTCCGGGTGGTTTAACACGTGAACGTGCTGGTTTTGAAGTACGTGACGTACATCCAACCCATTATGGTCGTGTTTGTCCAATTGAAACACCGGAAGGTCCAAACATTGGTTTGATCAACTCGTTATCTTGTTACGCTCGTACAAATGACTATGGTTTCTTAGAAACGCCATATCGTCGTATTGTAGACGGTGTTGTAACTGATGAAGTTGATTATTTATCAGCAATTGAAGAGGGTAACTTTGTTATCGCTCAAACAACTGCTGATTTAGATGAAAACGGTAAGTTAGTTGACGGGCTTGTACAGTGTCGTCATAAAAATGAATTTACCTTGATGTCAGCAGACCAAGTTCAATATATGGATGTGTCTCCTCAACAGATCGTTTCTGTTGCTGCGTCATTAATTCCGTTCCTAGAGCATGATGATGCTAACCGTGCCTTGATGGGATCGAACATGCAACGTCAAGCCGTACCTACATTAAAAGTGGATAAGCCACTTGTTGGTACCGGTATGGAAAAAATTGTTGCTGTTGACTCTGGTGTAACGGAAGTTGCGAAACGTGGTGGTGTTGTTTCTTATGTAGACGCTTCACGTATCGTTGTTAAAGTAAATGAAAATGAAATGCTTGCGGGTGAAGCGGGTATTGATATTTATAACTTAACTAAGTACACACGTTCAAACCAAAATACTTGTATTAATCAACGTCCAAATTGTCGTGTAGGTGAACCAGTTGTTCGTGGTGATGTTTTAGCCGATGGTCCTTCAACCGATATGGGTGAATTGGCACTTGGTCAAAACATGCGTATCGCGTTCATGCCTTGGAATGGTTACAACTTTGAAGATTCAATGTTGCTTTCTGAGCGTGTTGCGCAAGAAGATCGCTTTACCACTATTCATATTCAAGAGTTAACTTGTATTGCACGTGATACTAAATTAGGCTCTGAAGAAATTACTTCAGATATTCCTAACGTTGGTGAATCGGCGCTTTCAAAACTTGATGAAGCGGGTGTTGTATACATTGGTGCTGAAGTTAACGGCGGTGATATCTTAGTGGGTAAAGTTACTCCTAAAGGTGAAACGCAGTTAACACCAGAAGAAAAACTTTTACGCGCAATTTTTGGTGAAAAAGCGGCTGATGTTAAAGATAGCTCTTTACGAGTACCAAATGCTGTATCAGGTACTATTATCGATGTTCAAATTTTCACTCGTGATGGTGTTGAAAAAGATAAGCGTGCAGTTGAAATTGAAGAAATGCAGCTTAAAGAAGTTAAGAAAGATTTAGGCGATGAGTTCTCTATCTTAGAAGATGGTATTTATGCTCGTGCTAAAAAACTTTTACTTTCTGCAGGATTAAACGATTCTGATTTAAACAGCATGTCTCGCGATAAGTGGTTAGTACAAAACTTAGCAAATGAAGAAGACCAATCGGCGCTTGAACAAATTGCTGAGCAGTACGACAACATTAAAGCTGACTTCGATAAAAAATATGAAGTTAAGCGTCGTAAGATAACGCAAGGTGATGATTTAGCACCAGGCGTATTAAAAATTGTTAAGGTTTACTTAGCGGTTAAGCGTCGTATCCAACCAGGTGATAAAATGGCTGGTCGTCATGGTAACAAAGGTGTTATTTCAAACGTAGTACCTGTTGAAGATATGCCATACGATGAGCACGGTGTGCCGGTTGATATCGTGTTAAACCCATTGGGTGTTCCATCGCGTATGAACATTGGTCAGATTTTAGAAACTCACTTAGGTATGGCAGCACGCGGTATCGGTGAAAAAATCAACCGTATGTTAGAAGAACAGCGTGAATTGTCTAAACTTCGTGCCTTTATAAAAGAAGTGTATGAATTAGGTGAGTCTCGTCAAGAAGTTGATATAGATAGCTTCTCTGATGATGAGATTTTACGCTTAGCAAACAACTTACGTGCAGGTCTTCCAATTGCTACACCAGTATTTGATGGTGCAAGCGAGCGTGAAATTAAAGACTTATTCAAGCTTGCAGATATGCCTGAAAGCGGTCAGTTTACATTAACTGATGGTCGTACAGGTCGTGAGTTTGAGCGTCCAGTAACTGTTGGCTACATGTATATGTTAAAACTTAACCATTTAGTTGATGACAAAATGCATGCTCGTTCAACGGGTTCTTATAGCTTAGTAACCCAACAACCACTTGGCGGTAAAGCGCAATTTGGTGGTCAGCGTTTCGGTGAGATGGAAGTATGGGCATTAGAAGCCTATGGTGCTGCCTATACACTACAAGAAATGCTAACGGTGAAATCAGATGATGTTAATGGTCGTACCAAAATGTATAAAAACTTGGTTGACGGTGATCATCGTATGGAACCGGGAATTCCTGAATCATTCAACGTGTTGTTGAAAGAGATCCGCTCGTTAGGTATTAACATCGAGTTAGATCAGGAATAA